A stretch of Prunus dulcis chromosome 6, ALMONDv2, whole genome shotgun sequence DNA encodes these proteins:
- the LOC117633019 gene encoding callose synthase 3 produces MSSSRGGSDEPPPQLQRRLTRTQTAGNLGETAFDSEVVPSSLVEIAPILRVANEVEAHNPRVAYLCRFYAFEKAHRLDPTSSGRGVRQFKTALLQRLERENDPTLKGRVKQSDAREMQSFYQHYYKKYIQALTSAAHKADRAQLTKAYQTANVLFEVLKAVNMTQSMEVDREILEAHDKVAEKTKLLVPYNILPSTKVTDWNKFLDFMRGRRFNE; encoded by the exons ATGTCCTCGTCCAGAGGGGGTTCGGATGAGCCACCTCCGCAACTGCAGAGGCGGTTAACCCGAACGCAGACCGCCGGTAACCTCGGGGAGACGGCATTCGACAGTGAGGTCGTGCCCTCTTCCCTCGTCGAAATCGCCCCCATTCTTCGTGTCGCCAATGAGGTCGAAGCGCACAATCCCAGAGTTGCATATCTCT GTCGATTTTATGCCTTCGAGAAAGCTCATAGGCTGGATCCCACTTCTAGTGGGCGTGGTGTTCGTCAGTTTAAAACGGCCCTTCTTCAACGTCTTGAAAGG GAGAATGATCCCACACTTAAGGGAAGGGTGAAACAAAGTGATGCACGTGAAATGCAGAGCTTCTATCAACATTActacaaaaaatatattcaagCTTTGACTAGTGCTGCTCATAAAGCTGACCG TGCACAACTTACCAAGGCATACCAGACTGCCAATGTTCTCTTTGAGGTTTTAAAGGCTGTTAATATGACACAATCTATGGAAGTTGATCGTGAG ATTTTGGAAGCTCATGATAAAGTTGCAGAAAAGACAAAGCTCTTGGTCCCATACAATATCCTTCC TTCCACAAAAGTGACAGAttggaataaatttcttgACTTCATGAGGGGCAGAAGGTTCAATGAGTGA
- the LOC117631964 gene encoding callose synthase 3, whose product MSSSRGGSDEPPPQLQRRLTRTQTAGNLGETAFDSEVVPSSLVEIAPILRVANEVEAHNPRVAYLCRFYAFEKAHRLDPTSSGRGVRQFKTALLQRLERENDPTLKGRVKQSDAREMQSFYQHYYKKYIQALTSAAHKADRAQLTKAYQTANVLFEVLKAVNMTQSMEVDREILEAHDKVAEKTKLLVPYNILPLDPDSTNQAIMKLSEIQATVFALRNTRGLPWPKEYKKKNDEDILDWLQSMFGFQKDNVANQREHLILLLANVHIRQFPKPEQQPKLDDRALTEVMKKLFKNYKKWCKYLGRKSSLWLPTIQQEVQQRKLLYMGLYLLIWGEAANLRFMPECLCYIYHHMAFELYGMLAGNVSPMTGENVKPAYGGEEEAFLKKVVTPIYDVIAKEAERSKRGKSKHSQWRNYDDLNEYFWSVDCFRLGWPMRAGADFFCLPVEQLRFDKSSGDNKPASGDRWVGKVNFVEIRSFWHIFRSFDRMWSFFILCLQVMIIVAWNGSGQPTAIFTAGVFEKVLTVFITAAILKLGQAVLDVILSWKARRSMSFHVKLRYILKVITAAAWVIILPVTYSYSWKNPPGFARTIKSWFGNDSHSPSLFILAVVVYLSPNMLAAVLFLFPFIRRFLERSNYRIVMLMMWWSQPRLYVGRGMHESTFSLFKYTMFWVLLIITKLAFSYYIEIRPLVGPTKAIMRVHITTFQWHEFFPRAKNNIGVVIALWAPIILVYFMDTQIWYAIFSTIFGGIYGAFRRLGEIRTLGMLRSRFQSLPGAFNARLIPAEKSEPKKKGLKATLSRNFVQNEDNKEKEAARFAQLWNKIISSFREEDLISDREMDLLLVPYWANRDLGHLIQWPPFLLASKIPIALDMAKDSNGKDKELKKRIDADNYMSCAVCECYASFKNIIRFLVQGNREKEVIDYIFSEVDKHIESNDLMVEFKMSALPSLYAQFIRLIEYLLGNKQDDRDQVVILFQDMLEVVTRDIMMEDHISSLVDSVHGVSGHEAMMPIDQHQQYQLFASSGAIRFPIEQVTEAWKEKIKRLFLLLTTKESAMDVPSNLEARRRISFFSNSLFMDMPPAPKVRNMLSFSVLTPYYTEEVLFSSLDLEVPNEDGVSILFYLQKIFPDEWNNFLQRVNCTSEEELKGSNGLDEDLRLWASYRGQTLTRTVRGMMYYRKALELQAFLDMAQDDALMDGYKAIELNSEDESREERSLWAQCQAVADMKFTYVVSCQLYGIHKRSGDPRAQDILKLMTTYPSLRVAYIDEVEEPMKDRSKKINQKAYYSTLVKAALPKSIDSPEPVQNLDQVIYRIKLPGPAILGEGKPENQNHAIIFTRGEGLQTIDMNQDNYMEEALKMRNLLQEFLEKHDGVRHPTILGLREHIFTGSVSSLAWFMSNQENSFVTIGQRLLANPLKVRFHYGHPDVFDRLFHLTRGGISKASKVINLSEDIFAGFNSTLREGNVTHHEYIQVGKGRDVGLNQISMFEAKIANGNGEQTLSRDIYRLGHRFDFFRMLSCYFTTIGFYYSTLITVLTVYVFLYGRLYLVLSGLEEGLSTQPAIRDNKPLQVALASQSFVQIGFLMALPMLMEIGLEKGFRTALSEFILMQLQLAPVFFTFSLGTKTHYYGRTLLHGGAKYRPTGRGFVVFHAKFADNYRLYSRSHFVKGIELLVLLLVYQIFGHTYRSAVAYILITVSMWFMVGTWLFAPFLFNPSGFEWQKIVDDWTDWNKWISNRGGIGVPPEKSWESWWEEEQEHLQHSGKRGIVAEILLSLRFFIYQYGLVYHLNIAKKTKSVLVYGISWLVIFLILFVMKTVSVGRRKFSAEFQLVFRLIKGLIFITFVSILVTLIVLPHMTLQDIIVCILAFMPTGWGILLIAQACKPVVHKAGLWPSVRTLARGFEIVMGLLLFTPVAFLAWFPFVSEFQTRMLFNQAFSRGLQISRILGGQRKDRSSRNKE is encoded by the exons ATGTCCTCGTCCAGAGGGGGTTCGGATGAGCCACCTCCGCAACTGCAGAGGCGGTTAACCCGAACGCAGACCGCCGGTAACCTCGGGGAGACGGCATTCGACAGTGAGGTCGTGCCCTCTTCCCTCGTCGAAATCGCCCCCATTCTTCGTGTCGCCAATGAGGTCGAAGCGCACAATCCCAGAGTTGCATATCTCT GTCGATTTTATGCCTTCGAGAAAGCTCATAGGCTGGATCCCACTTCTAGTGGGCGTGGTGTTCGTCAGTTTAAAACGGCCCTTCTTCAACGTCTTGAAAGG GAGAATGATCCCACACTTAAGGGAAGGGTGAAACAAAGTGATGCACGTGAAATGCAGAGCTTCTATCAACATTActacaaaaaatatattcaagCTTTGACTAGTGCTGCTCATAAAGCTGACCG TGCACAACTTACCAAGGCATACCAGACTGCCAATGTTCTCTTTGAGGTTTTAAAGGCTGTTAATATGACACAATCTATGGAAGTTGATCGTGAG ATTTTGGAAGCTCATGATAAAGTTGCAGAAAAGACAAAGCTCTTGGTCCCATACAATATCCTTCCGCTTGATCCTGATAGTACAAATCAAGCTATTATGAAACTTTCAGAG ATTCAAGCTACTGTTTTTGCTCTTCGTAACACCAGGGGTCTTCCTTGGCCAAAggaatacaaaaagaaaaacgatGAAGACATTCTGGATTGGCTTCAGTCAATGTTTGGGTTTCAG AAGGATAATGTGGCAAATCAAAGGGAGCATCTGATATTATTACTTGCAAATGTGCACATAAGGCAGTTTCCAAAGCCTGAGCAACAACCCAAG TTGGATGACCGTGCGTTGACAGAAGTGATGAAGAAGCTTTTCAAGAACTACAAAAAATGGTGCAAGTACTTGGGCCGGAAAAGTAGCCTTTG GTTACCAACTATACAGCAAGAGGTGCAACAACGCAAACTACTATATATGGGTCTATATCTTCTGATATGGGGGGAAGCTGCTAATTTGAGATTCATGCCAGAGTGCCTTTGTTATATCTATCACCAT ATGGCATTTGAATTGTATGGTATGCTAGCTGGGAATGTGAGTCCAATGACAGGAGAGAATGTGAAGCCAGCATATGGAGGTGAAGAAGAGGCTTTCTTGAAAAAAGTTGTAACTCCTATTTATGATGTGATTGCAAAG GAAGCCGAAAGGAGCAAACGAGGGAAATCAAAGCATTCCCAGTGGAGGAACTATGATGATTTAAATGAATACTTTTG GTCAGTGGATTGTTTCCGGTTAGGTTGGCCGATGCGTGCAGGTGCTGATTTCTTTTGCCTGCCCGTTGAACAGCTTCGTTTTGACAAAAGTAGTGGG GACAACAAGCCAGCTAGTGGAGATCGATGGGTGGGGAAAGTGAATTTTGTTGAGATACGGTCATTTTGGCATATTTTTAGAAGCTTTGACCGCATGTGgagtttctttattctatGTTTACAG GTTATGATCATTGTTGCTTGGAATGGCTCCGGGCAACCCACTGCAATATTTACTGCTGGTGTATTCGAGAAAGTGTTGACTGTCTTCATAACTGCTGCAATCTTGAAACTTGGACAAG CTGTTCTCGATGTAATTCTTAGCTGGAAGGCTAGGCGGAGTATGTCATTCCATGTTAAGTTGAGATACATTTTGAAGGTCATTACAGCTGCTGCGTGGGTGATAATTCTACCGGTTACTTATTCATATAGCTGGAAAAACCCTCCTGGGTTTGCTCGAACCATCAAAAGTTGGTTTGGGAATGACTCACATTCACCTTCCTTGTTTATCTTGGCCGTTGTTGTCTACTTGTCGCCAAATATGCTGGCTGCGGTGTTGTTTCTTTTCCCATTTATTCGCCGATTCCTAGAGAGATCAAACTATAGGATTGTGATGCTTATGATGTGGTGGTCACAG CCTCGACTTTATGTTGGGAGGGGAATGCATGAGAGcacattttctcttttcaa GTACACAatgttttgggttcttcttATAATTACAAAGTTGGCATTCAGTTACTACATAGAG ATAAGGCCTTTAGTTGGTCCAACAAAAGCCATCATGCGTGTACATATAACCACTTTTCAGTGGCACGAGTTTTTTCCCCGCG CAAAGAATAATATCGGTGTTGTGATTGCACTCTGGGCTCCAATTATCCTT GTCTATTTTATGGATACCCAGATTTGGTATGCCATCTTCTCCACAATATTTGGCGGAATTTATGGTGCATTCCGTCGCCTTGGAGAG ATTCGAACGTTAGGAATGCTGAGATCTCGTTTTCAATCATTGCCTGGTGCTTTTAATGCCCGTTTGATTCCAGCGGAAAAGAGTGaaccaaagaagaaaggaCTGAAGGCTACCTTGTCCCGCAATTTTGTTCAG AATGAAGAtaacaaagagaaagaggcagCAAGATTTGCTCAATTATGGAACAAAATAATAAGCAGCTTCAGAGAAGAGGATCTTATAAGCGATAG gGAGATGGACCTTTTACTTGTTCCTTATTGGGCTAATCGTGATTTAGGCCATCTTATTCAGTGGCCTCCATTTTTACTTGCTAGCAAG ATCCCAATAGCATTAGACATGGCCAAGGACAGCAATGGCAAGGATAAAGAACTGAAGAAGAGGATTGATGCAGACAACTACATGTCTTGTGCTGTTTGTGAATGCTACGCTTCATTTAAGAACATAATTAGGTTCCTGGTTCAGGGGAACCGTGAGAAAGA GGTTATagattatatattttctgAGGTTGACAAGCACATAGAAAGTAATGACCTGATGGTTGAATTCAAGATGAGTGCTCTTCCTAGCCTCTATGCCCAGTTCATTAGGCTTATCGAATATCTG TTAGGTAATAAACAGGACGACAGGGATCAAGTTGTGATTCTGTTTCAGGACATGCTGGAGGTGGTGACAAGAGACATAATGATGGAGGACCATATATCCAG TTTGGTAGATTCAGTCCATGGTGTGTCTGGCCATGAAGCGATGATGCCCATTGATCAACATCAACAGTATCAGTTGTTTGCATCTTCTGGAGCTATCAGGTTTCCTATTGAACAAGTAACAGAGGCTTGGAAGGAGAAG ATTAAACGTCTTTTTTTATTGCTTACGACAAAGGAGTCTGCCATGGATGTGCCGTCCAACTTAGAAGCTAGGAGGAggatttctttcttctcaaaTTCATTGTTTATGGACATGCCTCCAGCACCAAAAGTTCGCAATATGCTTTCTTTCTC TGTTTTAACTCCTTACTACACCGAAGAGGTTCTCTTTTCCTCACTTGATTTGGAAGTGCCAAATGAAGATGGTGTTTCAATTCTCTTCTACTTGCAAAAAATTTTCCCAG ATGAGTGGAACAACTTTCTTCAGCGTGTAAATTGCACAAGTGAAGAGGAGCTTAAAGGGTCTAATGGATTGGACGAAGATCTTCGCCTTTGGGCATCATATAGAGGCCAAACTTTGACTCGTACTG TAAGAGGAATGATGTACTACCGGAAAGCTTTGGAGCTTCAGGCTTTTCTTGATATGGCCCAAGATGATG CTTTAATGGATGGCTACAAGGCTATAGAATTAAATTCAGAGGATGAATCAAGGGAGGAAAGGTCACTGTGGGCACAATGTCAAGCAGTAGCTGATATGAAATTCACATATGTGGTATCATGCCAACTATATGGGATTCACAAGCGATCTGGTGATCCTCGTGCTCAGGACATTCTGAAGCTTATGACAAC ATATCCGTCGCTACGCGTGGCATATATTGATGAGGTTGAAGAACCTATGAAAGATAGGTCCAAGAAGATTAACCAAAAGGCTTATTATTCTACTTTGGTAAAGGCGGCTTTGCCAAAGTCGATTGATTCTCCAGAGCCAGTACAAAATCTGGACCAG GTCATTTATCGGATAAAGCTTCCAGGACCTGCTATTTTGGGTGAGGGAAAGccagaaaatcaaaatcatgcCATTATTTTCACACGTGGAGAAGGCTTGCAGACAATTGATATGAACCAG GATAACTACATGGAAGAAGCCTTGAAAATGAGGAATTTGCTGCAAGAATTTCTTGAGAAGCATGATGGGGTGAGGCACCCTACAATTCTTGGACTGAGGGAGCATATATTTACTGGAAG TGTTTCTTCTCTAGCTTGGTTCATGTCAAATCAGGAAAACAGTTTTGTTACTATTGGTCAGAGACTGTTGGCCAACCCTCTCAA GGTTCGATTCCATTATGGTCATCCAGATGTGTTTGATAGGCTCTTTCACCTTACCAGGGGGGGTATCAGTAAAGCATCAAAGGTTATCAATTTGAGTGAAGACATATTTGCGG GCTTTAATTCCACTCTCCGTGAAGGCAATGTAACTCATCACGAGTACATACAAGTTGGGAAGGGAAGAGATGTGGGCCTTAACCAGATCTCAATGTTTGAAGCAAAAATCGCTAATGGAAATGGGGAGCAGACACTCAGTCGAGATATATACCGACTTGGACACCGTTTTGACTTTTTCCGTATGTTGTCATGCTATTTCACCACAATTGGTTTCTACTACAGTACTCTG ATTACGGTGCTTACTGTGTATGTCTTCCTTTATGGACGCCTTTACCTAGTTCTTAGTGGACTTGAAGAGGGTTTGAGCACTCAACCAGCAATTCGAGATAATAAGCCTCTTCAAGTAGCTCTTGCTTCTCAATCATTTGTTCAAATAGGATTTTTGATGGCGTTGCCTATGTTGATGGAAATTGGTTTGGAAAAGGGTTTCCGAACTGCACTAAGTGAATTCATATtgatgcaattgcaattggCCCCAGTATTTTTTACGTTCTCACTCGGAACGAAGACCCACTATTACGGACGAACATTACTTCATGGTGGTGCAAAATATAGACCTACAGGCCGTGGGTTTGTGGTTTTCCATGCTAAGTTTGCTGATAACTACAGGCTCTACTCCCGCAGCCACTTTGTTAAGGGTATTGAACTCTTAGTTTTACTTCTGGTGTACCAGATCTTTGGCCATACTTATAGAAGTGCTGTTGCGTACATTTTGATCACAGTATCTATGTGGTTTATGGTGGGCACCTGGCTTTTTGCTCCCTTTTTGTTCAATCCTTCTGGTTTTGAATGGCAAAAGATAGTTGATGATTGGACAGATTGGAATAAGTGGATAAGTAACCGTGGGGGTATTGGTGTTCCCCCTGAAAAAAGCTGGGAATCATGGTGGGAGGAGGAACAAGAGCATCTCCAGCATTCTGGAAAGCGTGGTATTGTAGCTGAGATATTGTTATCGTTACGGTTCTTTATCTATCAGTATGGGCTCGTCTATCACTTGAACATTGCAAAGAAAACCAAGAGTGTTCTG GTCTATGGCATTTCGTGGCTGGTGATCttccttattttgtttgttatgaAG ACTGTATCTGTTGGGAGGCGAAAGTTCAGTGCAGAGTTTCAACTAGTGTTCCGGCTAATAAAGGGACTAATATTCATAACTTTTGTGTCCATTTTGGTGACTTTGATTGTGCTGCCTCACATGACGCTGCAGGATATCATTGTGTGCATTCTTGCTTTCATGCCAACTGGTTGGGGAATTCTTCTG